The Opitutales bacterium ASA1 genome window below encodes:
- the groL gene encoding chaperonin GroEL, translating into MFDEAARQKILRGVEMLAKAVTVTLGPKGRNVVIDKKFGSPTVTKDGVSVAKEIELPDPYENMGAQMVREVASKTSDIAGDGTTTATVLAEAIYREGLKNVTAGSNPVYLKRGIDKAVEAVVAQLQKVSKKVEDRAEIRQVATVSANWDETIGDIIAEAMDKVGKDGTITVEEAKSIETTLDVVEGMQFDKGYQSPYFSTNAETMEAVLEDPYILINEKKISSLNDLLPILQAVAKTGKPFLIISEEVEGEALAALVVNKIRGTLNACAVKAPGFGDRRKAMLEDIAILTGGRCITEDLGIKLENVQISDLGRAKRVTVDKENTTIVEGAGSGSDIQGRVKQIRRQIDETTSDYDREKLQERLAKLAGGVAVINVGAATEPDMKEKKARVEDALHATRAAVEEGIVPGGGVALLRCVSAIDSLKLEGDEKVGAAIVRKAIEFPLRHLCSNAGVEGSVVVKEVVKLSGNEGYNVATDKYEDLVKAGVVDPTKVTRSALQNAASIAGLLLTTECMITEIPEKKEAAPAHPPGGGMDY; encoded by the coding sequence AGATCGAGCTTCCCGATCCCTACGAGAACATGGGTGCCCAGATGGTGCGCGAGGTCGCTTCCAAGACCTCCGACATCGCCGGCGACGGCACCACGACCGCCACGGTCCTCGCCGAGGCCATCTACCGTGAAGGTCTCAAGAACGTGACCGCGGGCTCCAACCCGGTCTACCTCAAGCGCGGTATCGACAAGGCCGTCGAGGCCGTCGTCGCGCAGCTCCAGAAGGTCTCCAAGAAGGTCGAAGACCGCGCCGAGATCCGCCAGGTCGCGACCGTCTCCGCCAACTGGGACGAGACGATCGGCGACATCATCGCCGAGGCCATGGACAAGGTCGGCAAGGACGGCACGATCACGGTCGAAGAGGCCAAGTCGATCGAGACCACCCTCGACGTCGTCGAAGGCATGCAGTTCGACAAGGGTTACCAGAGCCCCTACTTCTCGACCAACGCCGAGACGATGGAGGCCGTGCTCGAGGATCCCTACATCCTCATCAACGAGAAGAAGATCTCCTCGCTCAACGACCTGCTCCCGATCCTTCAGGCCGTCGCCAAGACCGGCAAGCCGTTCCTGATCATCTCCGAGGAGGTCGAGGGTGAAGCCCTCGCCGCGCTCGTGGTGAACAAGATCCGCGGCACGCTCAACGCCTGCGCCGTGAAGGCTCCGGGATTCGGCGATCGTCGCAAGGCCATGCTCGAGGACATCGCGATCCTCACCGGCGGCCGCTGCATCACCGAGGACCTCGGCATCAAACTCGAGAACGTCCAGATCTCCGACCTCGGCCGTGCCAAGCGCGTGACCGTCGACAAGGAGAACACGACGATCGTCGAGGGTGCGGGCTCCGGTTCCGACATCCAAGGCCGTGTGAAGCAGATCCGTCGTCAGATCGACGAGACCACCTCCGACTACGACCGTGAGAAGCTCCAGGAGCGCCTCGCGAAGCTCGCGGGCGGCGTGGCCGTGATCAACGTCGGTGCCGCCACCGAGCCCGATATGAAGGAGAAGAAGGCCCGCGTCGAAGACGCCCTCCACGCCACCCGTGCGGCGGTCGAGGAAGGCATCGTCCCCGGCGGTGGCGTCGCGCTGCTCCGCTGTGTGTCCGCCATCGACTCGCTCAAGCTCGAGGGAGACGAGAAGGTGGGTGCCGCGATCGTCCGCAAGGCGATCGAGTTCCCCCTCCGCCACCTCTGCTCGAACGCCGGTGTCGAAGGTTCCGTGGTCGTGAAGGAAGTCGTGAAGCTCTCCGGCAACGAGGGCTACAACGTCGCCACCGACAAGTACGAGGACCTCGTCAAGGCTGGTGTCGTCGACCCGACCAAGGTGACCCGTTCCGCTCTGCAGAACGCCGCCTCGATCGCCGGTCTGCTCCTGACCACCGAGTGCATGATCACCGAGATTCCCGAGAAGAAGGAAGCCGCTCCGGCCCATCCTCCGGGCGGTGGTATGGACTACTGA